ACCTTCAACTTAAAGCTTAAATTAGTTTGATAAACACACAGTGTGATAAATAACTAGAAACTAGAATAACAGCGAGAATGTGTACCTTAGAAAAATGAGGAAGTGTTTACATTCTGACACTTACCGGCAATGATGAACACCGTCTCAAACCATCTCGTATTGATTCTATCTCCGCCGCTCTCCATCGAGTTCGATCTGAAAGCACCGCCACACCTTCCACTTGCACTGCCCTTATAACTACTGGAGAAGGCATGTTTTTCTCCAATGGGGGGGACATACCATGGGCTCAATCAAACAAACAAAAATTCTTGTTCTTGATGTCCAAAATAAGAGCCCTCTTCACTGATTTCATGTCTCTCCCTATGCCAACCATTGCTGTTGTCAATGGCCATGCCACTTGTGCTGGTGTTATTCTTGCCCTTTGCCATGACTATGTTTTCATGAGAAAGGATCGTGGTTATCTGTACATTAATTATAATGATATCGGGATAGTGCCTACATCCCCTTATATAAGAGCCACCATTAGGGCCAAAATTTCAAGTCCAGCTGTTTGGCGTGATCTCATTATGAGTGCCCAGAAGATTCCAGCCACGATGGCGGTGGAGAAGGGGATTATTGACGCTGCCTATGATAATGTGGAGGAGACGGTGGACGCGGCTATAGAGCTGGGAGAACAACTGGTCATGAGGAAGTGGAAAGGGCATGTGTATGCAGAAAATC
This genomic interval from Apium graveolens cultivar Ventura chromosome 8, ASM990537v1, whole genome shotgun sequence contains the following:
- the LOC141679569 gene encoding enoyl-CoA delta isomerase 1, peroxisomal-like gives rise to the protein MSLPMPTIAVVNGHATCAGVILALCHDYVFMRKDRGYLYINYNDIGIVPTSPYIRATIRAKISSPAVWRDLIMSAQKIPATMAVEKGIIDAAYDNVEETVDAAIELGEQLVMRKWKGHVYAENRKLLFPEVLQALSVVETDESVKNSLVPIKDLTSRL